TTTATCTAGCTATTAATTGAACTGATAAGTCTAATGCATTTGCCACTAATAATAAATTTGATAACCTTACATCTTCACCATTTTCAATACGAGAAATATATGGTCTTTTTTTTCCAACAACTTCAGCTAGTTTCTCTTGACTAATTTTCAGTTCTTTTCTCCTGTTTCTTATAATCTCACCAAAATAGAAATTATAGGCATTTTCCCGAAATTTCTCCCGACTCAATGAGCCCTCCTGCCCATATCGTTCTGCTAAAAGATCTTTTGATTTATATGTTTTCATACGATTAAATTGTTTGTTTTTATGGTATCGTATAGCCTGCCCCGATTTATCGGGGGAACTCGCATGAATTTAATCATCCTCTTGGATACGATCGTTTTACATGCACGTTTCATAACGTTTTATTTATTAAATACTCTTCTAAAATTCTTTCTGCCTCTTTTATTGCTTTCAAATAATCATTGTTTGATTTTTTTTATAAAACCATTCAAACAGACAACTTTGGTACTCTCTGTAAAGTTTAAATGGTCCAATGCAAAAATCATTACTCTATATTCATTTCCTGCTTTAATCCTAAGTTCATAAAATCTTGAATTCTTTATTTTCTTTATGAAATTGGAGTGGACGACCTTTAATTCTTCCATAATCAAGATAGTCTTAAAGAATTTGTCTGAAACCCTTTTTCCTTGATTATCTATAAAGTCCAAGCAGTAATCTGTAATATCAATTTCTCTCACGAAGCAAATGTAACGAATGCGTTACATATCTACAAGTTTCTTGCAGAAAATCTTGCAGCGTCTTTTAGCATTCTGA
This portion of the Candidatus Delongbacteria bacterium genome encodes:
- a CDS encoding helix-turn-helix transcriptional regulator, giving the protein MKTYKSKDLLAERYGQEGSLSREKFRENAYNFYFGEIIRNRRKELKISQEKLAEVVGKKRPYISRIENGEDVRLSNLLLVANALDLSVQLIAR